The DNA sequence ACTCTCGACGCCTACGTTCGGGACATTAAGAAATTAAAAGATTATGCAAAAGAAGATCTGGCAAACGTCGGTCCAGATTCTATCGGTTACGAAAACCTGCAGGAATACATTTTCAATCTTTCTAAACAGAAATTCAGTGAAAGATCACAGGCAAGATGGATATCTTCCATCAAAGCTTTTTTCAAATTTCTGCTTGAGGATGAATATCGTGAAGACAACCCTGCGGCGTTACTTGAAGGCCCTAAACTGGGATTATACCTGCCTGATACCTTAAGCCTGCCTGATATCAACAAAATTATCGCTGCTATTGAAGTCAATACAGATCTTGGAAAAAGAAACCACTGCATCATAGAGGTACTATATGGATGCGGACTCCGTGTTTCTGAACTGATTGATCTGAAAATCTCCAATATCAACTTTAAGGAGCAATACATCAAGGTACACGGAAAAGGAAACAAAACCCGTTTTGTTCCTTTGGCCGACTATACTGCTGATTTATTGGAAAGTTATATCAAAGAGGTACGTTCTAAAGGCAAAATCAATAAGAAATATGAAGACACTCTGTTTTTAAACAGTCGTGGGACATCTATGTCCAGAGTGATCGTATTTCTTATCATTAAAGAACTTACAGATAAAGCAGGGGTTAACAAAAAAATATCTCCACACACCTTCAGACATTCATTTGCTACGCATTTACTGCAGAATGGAGCAGATCTACGTTATATTCAGGAAATGCTGGGACATTCCAGTATTACCACAACGGAAATCTATACGCATCTGAAGACGGAAGAATTAAGGGATGTTATTTTGAGTTATCACCCGAGAAATATTAATATTGCTCAATGAAACTATTGAAATATTGCCCAAGCTGTGGCAAAGAGTCCTTACACTGGGACGGCGAAAAAAAATGGAGCTGTCCGGAATGTGGTTTTACTTTGTATAATAATGTAGCAGGTGCCGTAGCAGTTGTCATCAGATGTGGAGACGAAATTTACCTTACCCGAAGAAACAGAGATCCTAAAAAAGGAAAACTTGATCTTGCCGGAGGATTCGTTGACCCTAAAGAAAGTGCAGAAGAAACCTGTAAAAGAGAACTTTTTGAAGAACTTCAGCTTGATATCGATATTTCCAACCTGAAATACCTTACTAGCCTTCCAAACATCTATCAATATAAAGAAATTGATTACAACACCATCGATCTCTTTTATGAGTATCATGTTTCAGAAAAGTTTGAGGTAAATCTTGAACTCTCAGAAATTTCAGAAGCAGTCTGGATTTCCTTACAGGAGCTAGACCTTGAAGATATTGCTTTTGATTCTCAGAAGAGATTTTTTGAGGGCTATTTAAAGAAATAATTTTTGTAAATATACTCCCGTAGATTTCACAGATCAGGCAGATAATTGTTTTAAACAATATGCTTAGTTTGTAAAATCTGCGGGAGTTTTTTTATTGTAGAACCTAATACGTCTTAGTCTTCAGCATTTCTTCAAAATACTGAACCAGCAATGCTCTTTCTGCTTCTGAAAGATTGGCTTCTTTATGATAGACAATATAACCCGGCATTGGCATTGCTTTGCTTTGGATCGTCTGAATAGATTTAGTGATCATATTCTCCTTCAGATCCTTATTATAAGTTTCCCAGGTAGAAAAGTTAAGATGCTCTCTGCCTTCATTCACATGACTTTTTACAGACCATGATACAGGTGCGATAAAAGCATATTTCGGGTAAACGGTTTCATTAGAGTGACAGTCATAACATGCATTTTTAAGAAGTGTTCTGATCTTTTCGGGTGTTTTCCTTGCATCAACGAAGTTTGCCGCAGAATCAACAGGTTTATTGGTCCTGTCGATAGGAAAAAACTGAATCAGGGCAAATGCCACCAATGTCCAGAATATTATTTTCTTAGCCGTTTTCATCTGTTTACTTTGACGGAGTTAAAACAGCATTGCCAGACTTAAATTCTTTTTTCAGCACTTGTTTCGTCGTAGTAGCAGGTGCAGCAGACTGAGATTCTGATGATGAAGCAGGCGTTGATACTGGGGTTGAAGTTGGTGCTGTAGTCGGAGAAGTTGATTTAGGGCTGTCAAGTGTTCTGGTATCCTTCAGATCCCAGTCTTCTCTTGTTTCCCACAATCCTCTTACGATCACTTTTTTATGGAAAATATATGCATCTTCGGCAAAAATGTCATTGGCGAAATCGGCTTCATCCCAATATTTATTTCCGTTATTATCCACCAGAATTCTTACAATATATTCTCCTGGTTTCAGTATATCAAACTTTACTTTATCTCCTTTTAGATATTTCTGATAGCTGATTTTGTCTGAAGAATCTATCAGCTGAATCCAATAATTTGCTTCCGGAGCATTTACAATGGAAAACTCAACGCTTCCAAACTGATCTGCTTTAGCAACATCAAAATCAAATCGTTTTGACTGGCTGTTCTTTGCATAGAATGAAGATACCGTTTCCTTAGGAACAGTAAGCTCATAGCTTTTTCCCATCACAAAATCTGATTGAACATGGATCTGATAAGGATTTGTTTCTGAAATTTTAGCGGTGAATGGTAAAGCTGTTAAACTGTCACCTTTCATTTTTAATGTCCATTTTGATGGGTCTATTTTATCAACAATATAGTTTGATGCAAGCTTTAAATCTGCTTTTGGAGCGATTGAAGTTCCGTCGTTATCGCTAACAACATCCATTACATTCTTCTTATTGTATCTGTAAAATAAAGAAACGCTGTAGGCACTATCTTTTTTCGGACCTTTATTGTGAGTAAATGTGAGTTTTTCATTGGCTGTCTGGCCCACATCATCTTTTACGGCATCAAACCAGATTCTGACAGAGTCGGATTTTGGGTTGTGCGTTATTTTGATATCTTTTATTTTTTCATTCAGTGACTGAACTTTTACGTCATCCGGATTTCCTTCGAAAGACATTAAAATCCCGCCTGCAATTTCTTTCATCTCCGAATACTTCACAGCTTTTCTGGAAGGATATACTTTTAAATTCAATCCTGAAATAGATTTCTCTACTTCTATCGGATCTTTCTGGAACCCAACCTTTTCTTTTCCCGGGTCGTACATAGAATTTCCATTCTCGTCGTCAAAAGCAATAATCTTATATTTTCCAGGAGTCAGATAATTCAATTCATAATATCCGTCTTCATCTACCTTGGTGATATAGTAAGGCTTTTTCTTATAATCCATTGTATCTTTTACCTGATACAATCCAACCACAAGTTTATTTTCCGTTGTTGTTCCCGTTTTCTTTTTGGTATCCAGTGCATCTTTTACTTCACCACTGATATAAAGATCATCCAGTTTGTCTCCGGTAGAAAAAGCAAAATTGAAGTACCTCAGTATATTCGACTCATTATTATCTACAATGGAATTTCCGAAATTGAAGTTATAAGTTGTATTGGCCTGAAGAGTATCCGTCCATTGGATCAGTACAAATTTGTTGGCTATATTGGAAGGAAGAATCCTCGTTATCCCTTTAATCGGAGGTGAAATAATCAGGTTTTTATTGATGTCCTTCAATGTCACATATTCATCAAAATCCAGACGAAGCTCGTGAATATCTTTTTTAACATTAATTCTTGTAGTATCAATGTTTGAACTTAAAAACCTTGGTGCTAAAGTATCTTTAGGCCCTCCAACAGGAGATCCCACTCTTGCACATGAATGCACAAGAAAACAGATAACAAATAATAAAAGAAACCTTTTCATGAAAATGTTTAAGCAAAAATAAACATTATTCTCCAAAAACTTCCTGTCCGGAATTTAAAGTATCTTTATTGTCATGCATAACAGTGTGCAGCTTCTCTTTCTGTAAAGGAAAATCTTCGAATAATCCTGATAATGCAAGAGCTGTATATACTTTGTTTGAATATTTGTTTCCAATCGCTACAATCGTAACTTTAGATTTTAAAAGGTGTGCAAATACCGCGTTGGAGCCATGCCACCATCCATTATGATACGTTAGTTTTTCACCGTTATCAAATATTTTCATTCTAAATCCTAACCCATAGTTATTCATTCCCATCTTTTCATTGCTATAAGGCGTAAATACCATCTGCATGAGTTCAGGTTTCAGGAAGTTTTTTGAAAACATTGCTTTTGAGAAATTATATAAATCTCTTGGCGTGGTGTAAACATTTTTATCTCCGTAAATAAGATCAAGTTTGTCTAAAGGATACAGTTTGCTGCCTCCATAATAGAAAGACTGTGACGCTGTGGGAATATCTTTTTCCTGGAAGATGTAGGTGTTATTCATTTTCAACGGAGTGAAAACCATTTCTTTCATCGCCTGCGGAAAAGGAGTTTTTGTTATTTTCTCTACCAATAAAGCCAATAAAGCAAAGTTGGTATTACAGTACATAAATCCTGTATCGGTATCTCTTGCCAGATCAGGTTTGTATTTGATAATCATATCCAATACATCCTGGTTCGTAATAAACTGTTTGGAAAGTTCTGCCGGTGCAGGCTGTATTTTGGTAATAAAATATTCGTATTTCGGAAGACCGCTTCTTTGGTCCAGTAAAGTCTGAACGGTAACATCCGGATATGGAAATCCCGGAAAAAACTGGGTAAGATGATCTGTAAGTTTTATTTTTCCTGCCTCAATCAGTTTCATCATCGCCATCGCCGTTAATGTTTTTGAAACCGAAGCTACGTGCAATGGTGTATTTTTATCAATCGGCATCTGATTGCCTTCTCTTCCGAAGCCTCTGTAGTTTTCGTAAAGAATTTCATCTCCCTTAGCAACCAGAATTCCTCCGCTAAGGTTACCCTCTTCCCATATTTTTTTGTAATACTGATCTATATAGCTTACCGTTGTTTGTCTGTTCAACAGCTGGCCATCACCTTTGACGAAAATACTTCCGAAGTCTACATTTCCATAGTTGGGTAGATTGGTCGTATTTTCAGCTGAAGCTTCTTTGGTTTCAGACTTTTTTTTACAGGAAAATAGTGATAAAAGAACAGTTAGGATAAGTACAAAATTACGCTTCGTCATGAGATTCAAAATGAGCGGCAATTTAATAAAACTCAAAAATAAATAGTAAGCATGAGAGGGATATTATGAATTATTTAACATAAATGAGAGAAAAATTCGCGAACAGGCAAAACAGCCAGAATTATCAGGAACGTAAATTTGTTTTCTAAATAGGGGGCCCTGACTGTCCTATAATCCTTCCTCCGAATGTGATAATACTATAAAGACTCAAAATTGCTGTACGGAGTTCATCCTGGTTACAATAGTAATGATCGATTGTCCCGTATTCTGTATATTCTGAAATATTAAATCCTTCTTCAATATCATTATAATAGATGACTCTTCTTCCCATTAAACCTACTACCCAAAAGCCACCACCTTCTTGCCCGTAATCTTCTTCATACCATTTTTCAGGATCTATTTTGATTAGATCCCAGAAGTTTAAAAGATTACCATTTAACTCTTTTTCTGTTGAGAAAATCATTTCTAAGATTTCTTCAATTGTTATTGGTTTCCAAATCATGATCACAGAGTTTATTACTTGTTTAAAAATCAATATAAAATTGAAAATATACAAAAAAGCGAATTTACTTTTTTTGTAAATCCGCCTTTAGCTTTTATTTTCTTCGTTTATTAGCTTAACAATGTGACGCTACAATTTTATCTACAATAAACTGGGCCAGTTTTTCTTGGCTCTGATGGGTCCATCCGGCAATATGTGGTGTTACAATTGCTTTTTCAGATTCAAGAAGATATTTTAAATCTTCATTTTCTGTTTCAATATGCTCGAAAGAAGACTTTTCGTATTCCAATACATCCAGACAAGTGCCCTTTACCTTTCCTGACTTCAATGCTTCTACTAAACTTTTAGTTTTCACATTCTTTCCTCTTGCCGTATTGACAAAATAGAAGTCGTTTTTCATTTCTGCAATGAACGTTTCATCAATAAGATAATGAGTTTCTGAAGTCAAAGGAATATGAAGGCTCAAAACCTCAGCAGACTGCTTCAGTTCTTCCAGTGATACCTGTGTTGCATATTCATCCGAAAGACCAGGAAGGATATCATGGAAGATCACTTTACATCCGAATCCTGAAAGCCTTTTAGCGGTAGCTTTACCCATATTTCCATATCCGATAAGCCCTACTGTTTTTTCCAGCAATTCATCTCCTCTGTTCTCTTCTCGCTTCCATATCCCATTTTTCACTTCCTGAGAAGCAATAAAAAGTCTGTTCATAATCACAAGCAGCATTCCTACCACATGTTCTGCTACAGAATCCCTGTTTCCTTCAGGAGAATTGATCAGTTGGATTCCAAGTTTTTCAGCAACAGGAATATCTATATTTTCCATTCCGGCTCCTACTCTTGCAATAAACTTCAGGTTTTTTCCTTTCTCCAGAAAATTTTGGTCTAATGGAATACGGCTTCTGATGATAATCCCGTCATAATTTTCAATTTTATCACAAACCTCATCATAAGACGACGTAAAATCCTCTTCCAGTATAAAGTTTTTAGCAATCAACTGTTCTGTGATAAGAGGATGGTTTTTATCTAAAAGAAGTATTTTCATTTTTTATTTAATGGTTTTAGAGATAGGAACATATTCCTAAGATTACTGTTTTTATTCTACCGCAAAGTTCGCAAATTTCTGAAAAAACAAATGCTTTTAAGCTCGCAAAGGCGTTAGCACTCAGCAAAGTTTAAAAGCATTTTTATGGATAAAGTATATAACTCTATTTTTTGTCTTTCTTAGATTCCTGCGGTTCCTGGAAGAGTTTTTTAAGTTCTACAGATTCCAAAGGTTTCATTCTTCCGGAAAGGATTAATGAAAGTTCTTTTCTACGGAATGCAGCTGCAAATCTTTCTTTTTCTTCATCTGTTTCAGGAATCATTTCCGGAATAGGAATCGGGCGGTTGAATTCATCCACTGCAACGAAAGTATAAATACCTGCATTGGTGTGAATTTTCTTCTGATTGATTGGGTCATCCAACCATACATCCACATAAACTTCCATAGAAGTAGAGAACGCTCTGGAAACTTTAGATTCCAAAACCACTACTCCACCTTCCGGAATCGGGTGGTTGAAAGATACGTGGTTTACAGAAGCGGTTACAACTCTTCTCTCGCAGTGTCTTGCTGCAGAAATAGACGCACAACGATCCATTTTTGCTAACAATTCACCCCCAAAAAGATTTCTTAAAGAATTGGTTTCGTTCGGAAGAACGATATTGGTCA is a window from the Chryseobacterium indologenes genome containing:
- the xerD gene encoding site-specific tyrosine recombinase XerD — translated: MTWDEKIKDFEIFLRFERNFSENTLDAYVRDIKKLKDYAKEDLANVGPDSIGYENLQEYIFNLSKQKFSERSQARWISSIKAFFKFLLEDEYREDNPAALLEGPKLGLYLPDTLSLPDINKIIAAIEVNTDLGKRNHCIIEVLYGCGLRVSELIDLKISNINFKEQYIKVHGKGNKTRFVPLADYTADLLESYIKEVRSKGKINKKYEDTLFLNSRGTSMSRVIVFLIIKELTDKAGVNKKISPHTFRHSFATHLLQNGADLRYIQEMLGHSSITTTEIYTHLKTEELRDVILSYHPRNINIAQ
- a CDS encoding NUDIX hydrolase; the protein is MKLLKYCPSCGKESLHWDGEKKWSCPECGFTLYNNVAGAVAVVIRCGDEIYLTRRNRDPKKGKLDLAGGFVDPKESAEETCKRELFEELQLDIDISNLKYLTSLPNIYQYKEIDYNTIDLFYEYHVSEKFEVNLELSEISEAVWISLQELDLEDIAFDSQKRFFEGYLKK
- a CDS encoding heme-binding domain-containing protein, encoding MKTAKKIIFWTLVAFALIQFFPIDRTNKPVDSAANFVDARKTPEKIRTLLKNACYDCHSNETVYPKYAFIAPVSWSVKSHVNEGREHLNFSTWETYNKDLKENMITKSIQTIQSKAMPMPGYIVYHKEANLSEAERALLVQYFEEMLKTKTY
- a CDS encoding Ig-like domain-containing protein; this encodes MKRFLLLFVICFLVHSCARVGSPVGGPKDTLAPRFLSSNIDTTRINVKKDIHELRLDFDEYVTLKDINKNLIISPPIKGITRILPSNIANKFVLIQWTDTLQANTTYNFNFGNSIVDNNESNILRYFNFAFSTGDKLDDLYISGEVKDALDTKKKTGTTTENKLVVGLYQVKDTMDYKKKPYYITKVDEDGYYELNYLTPGKYKIIAFDDENGNSMYDPGKEKVGFQKDPIEVEKSISGLNLKVYPSRKAVKYSEMKEIAGGILMSFEGNPDDVKVQSLNEKIKDIKITHNPKSDSVRIWFDAVKDDVGQTANEKLTFTHNKGPKKDSAYSVSLFYRYNKKNVMDVVSDNDGTSIAPKADLKLASNYIVDKIDPSKWTLKMKGDSLTALPFTAKISETNPYQIHVQSDFVMGKSYELTVPKETVSSFYAKNSQSKRFDFDVAKADQFGSVEFSIVNAPEANYWIQLIDSSDKISYQKYLKGDKVKFDILKPGEYIVRILVDNNGNKYWDEADFANDIFAEDAYIFHKKVIVRGLWETREDWDLKDTRTLDSPKSTSPTTAPTSTPVSTPASSSESQSAAPATTTKQVLKKEFKSGNAVLTPSK
- a CDS encoding serine hydrolase domain-containing protein; translation: MTKRNFVLILTVLLSLFSCKKKSETKEASAENTTNLPNYGNVDFGSIFVKGDGQLLNRQTTVSYIDQYYKKIWEEGNLSGGILVAKGDEILYENYRGFGREGNQMPIDKNTPLHVASVSKTLTAMAMMKLIEAGKIKLTDHLTQFFPGFPYPDVTVQTLLDQRSGLPKYEYFITKIQPAPAELSKQFITNQDVLDMIIKYKPDLARDTDTGFMYCNTNFALLALLVEKITKTPFPQAMKEMVFTPLKMNNTYIFQEKDIPTASQSFYYGGSKLYPLDKLDLIYGDKNVYTTPRDLYNFSKAMFSKNFLKPELMQMVFTPYSNEKMGMNNYGLGFRMKIFDNGEKLTYHNGWWHGSNAVFAHLLKSKVTIVAIGNKYSNKVYTALALSGLFEDFPLQKEKLHTVMHDNKDTLNSGQEVFGE
- a CDS encoding 2-hydroxyacid dehydrogenase encodes the protein MKILLLDKNHPLITEQLIAKNFILEEDFTSSYDEVCDKIENYDGIIIRSRIPLDQNFLEKGKNLKFIARVGAGMENIDIPVAEKLGIQLINSPEGNRDSVAEHVVGMLLVIMNRLFIASQEVKNGIWKREENRGDELLEKTVGLIGYGNMGKATAKRLSGFGCKVIFHDILPGLSDEYATQVSLEELKQSAEVLSLHIPLTSETHYLIDETFIAEMKNDFYFVNTARGKNVKTKSLVEALKSGKVKGTCLDVLEYEKSSFEHIETENEDLKYLLESEKAIVTPHIAGWTHQSQEKLAQFIVDKIVASHC
- a CDS encoding acyl-CoA thioesterase, which produces MAKIKKASESLTIMTNIVLPNETNSLRNLFGGELLAKMDRCASISAARHCERRVVTASVNHVSFNHPIPEGGVVVLESKVSRAFSTSMEVYVDVWLDDPINQKKIHTNAGIYTFVAVDEFNRPIPIPEMIPETDEEKERFAAAFRRKELSLILSGRMKPLESVELKKLFQEPQESKKDKK